Proteins encoded in a region of the Rutidosis leptorrhynchoides isolate AG116_Rl617_1_P2 chromosome 9, CSIRO_AGI_Rlap_v1, whole genome shotgun sequence genome:
- the LOC139867549 gene encoding ADP-ribosylation factor-like protein 2, producing MGLLSIIRKIKRKEKEMRILMVGLDNSGKTTIVLKLNGEDTSVISPTLGFNIKTMIYNKYTLNIWDVGGQKTIRSYWRNYFEQTDGLVWVVDSSDLRRLNDCKFELDNLLKEERLSGASLLVFANKQDIQGALSPDEIAKVLNLDAMDKTRHWRIVGCSAYTGDGLLEGFDWLVQDIASRIYVLD from the exons ATGGGGCTCCTCAGCATCATTAGGAAGATCAAGCGGAAAGAAAAGGAAATGCGCATTCTTATGGT GGGACTTGATAATTCAGGGAAGACAACAATTGTACTAAAACTTAACGGTGAAGACACAAGTGTTATTAGCCCTACTCTTGGCTTCAATATCAAGACCATGATCTATAATAA GTACACACTCAACATATGGGACGTTGGTGGTCAAAAGACGATACGGTCTTACTGGAGAAATTACTTTGAGCAAACTGATGGATTGGTTTGGGTTGTTGACAGTTCAGATCTTAGAAGGCTCAATGACTGTAAATTTGAACTTGATAATCTATTAAAAGAAGAG AGGCTATCAGGAGCATCACTACTCGTTTTTGCTAATAAACAGGACATCCAAGGTGCACTTTCACCAGATGAAATAGCTAaa GTACTAAATTTGGATGCCATGGATAAAACACGGCATTGGCGGATCGTTGGGTGCAGTGCATATACTGGAGATGGACTGCTGGAGGGATTTGATTGGTTGGTTCAAGACATTGCTTCACGAATTTATGTTCTTGATTAG